In a single window of the Verrucomicrobiales bacterium genome:
- a CDS encoding PEP-CTERM sorting domain-containing protein — protein MRSLAVLAGLLLVQTLTSFGQGSVTYQSTLGVGKEKYIFAYNPASPLTPIHGGSLADYASATKLEGTGFYAELWWAPGETPNTGSLQPVPGSLVTFRTGATAGLINGKSKLDIPGTFGGDKVTLQLRVWENYNQTVNTWVDAINGAGQRGASNLWTHELAGVGRDGSPKLGTGSIANGLTYFNTPVPEPSSAVLALLGLGALAFGRIRGSSSSRFSH, from the coding sequence AGGCTCGGTCACCTATCAATCCACGCTAGGCGTCGGGAAGGAAAAATACATCTTTGCATACAATCCCGCCTCACCCCTGACGCCCATCCATGGAGGATCCCTGGCCGACTATGCCAGTGCCACTAAACTTGAGGGGACGGGTTTCTACGCGGAGCTCTGGTGGGCTCCAGGGGAAACACCGAATACTGGCTCCCTACAGCCGGTACCAGGTTCCTTGGTAACGTTCCGAACCGGCGCAACTGCGGGACTCATCAACGGCAAATCCAAGCTCGATATTCCGGGCACGTTCGGAGGGGACAAAGTGACCCTGCAGCTCAGGGTTTGGGAAAACTACAACCAGACGGTCAACACCTGGGTAGATGCCATCAACGGCGCAGGCCAGCGCGGTGCATCTAACCTCTGGACTCATGAGCTTGCAGGAGTCGGTCGGGACGGAAGCCCCAAACTGGGAACAGGAAGCATCGCCAACGGGCTGACTTATTTCAACACTCCGGTCCCTGAGCCATCGTCTGCTGTTTTGGCACTGCTCGGATTGGGTGCGTTGGCATTCGGTCGGATTCGAGGAAGCTCTAGCAGCCGTTTTTCACACTGA
- a CDS encoding phosphoenolpyruvate hydrolase family protein codes for MPNPWTGKGNPYTRKEVIERLRATLKKGQPIIAAGAGTGISAKFIERGGADLIIIYNSGRFRMSGHGSTCGLMAYGDANAVAMEIGEYEVLPVVEDIPVICGVHATDPRRRMWHWLLKVKDMGFSGVNNFPTHTIVDGQFRQVLEETGMSVKKEFEMVALARKMDLFSIVYVASPAEAKAMAEAGADAIIAHVGTTVGGSIGVTGAVVTMADAIKRTNAIIDAAKKVRKDIFFLSHGGPICTPEDAAEVNEKTECVGFVGASSLERMGVEQSLVDITRRFKKIPTPAARAFGKRK; via the coding sequence ATGCCAAATCCCTGGACCGGAAAAGGAAATCCCTACACCCGCAAAGAAGTCATCGAACGTTTGCGCGCCACGCTCAAGAAAGGACAGCCGATCATCGCGGCGGGAGCCGGCACCGGCATCAGTGCCAAATTCATCGAACGCGGCGGAGCGGACCTGATCATCATCTACAACTCAGGACGTTTCCGCATGTCCGGCCACGGCTCAACCTGCGGACTGATGGCCTACGGCGATGCCAACGCCGTGGCGATGGAGATTGGCGAGTATGAAGTTCTGCCCGTGGTGGAGGACATCCCCGTGATCTGCGGCGTCCATGCCACCGATCCTCGCCGCCGCATGTGGCACTGGCTGCTGAAAGTAAAAGACATGGGCTTCAGCGGCGTGAACAACTTTCCCACGCACACGATTGTGGACGGACAGTTCCGCCAAGTGCTGGAAGAGACCGGCATGAGCGTGAAGAAGGAGTTCGAGATGGTGGCGCTCGCACGCAAGATGGACTTGTTCTCCATCGTGTATGTCGCCTCGCCGGCCGAAGCTAAAGCGATGGCGGAAGCGGGAGCGGATGCCATCATCGCGCATGTCGGCACCACGGTGGGCGGCTCGATCGGCGTGACCGGGGCGGTCGTCACCATGGCCGATGCCATCAAACGGACCAATGCGATCATCGACGCTGCCAAGAAGGTCAGAAAGGACATCTTCTTCCTCAGCCACGGCGGTCCAATTTGCACACCGGAGGATGCGGCCGAGGTGAACGAAAAAACCGAGTGCGTTGGATTCGTCGGAGCCTCAAGTCTGGAGCGAATGGGCGTGGAGCAATCCCTGGTGGACATCACGCGGCGCTTTAAGAAAATCCCAACTCCGGCGGCGCGCGCATTCGGCAAACGAAAATAA
- a CDS encoding FAD:protein FMN transferase, protein MRVARQAMATRFEVVLPGADAVRLRAAAEEALGEVERLEEMLSPYLETSEVAGLNRRASREPVRVSPELFRYLEQAAALSRLSQGAFDLTVGPLMAAWGFVLGVGAVPAAAVLEEALAQVGMQWVELNSASGTVRFHRPGLRLDLGAFGKGIALDRAVERLREAGVTSALLHGGTSSIVALGVQPGGSPWRIGLEGPTSPTDPTQRPIEVVELHEESLAVSAVWGRVLQTGAASYGHVIDPRDGQPVGHTQLAAVVLPSAAESDALSTALLVLGRDGLANLQAARPGMRCVLLGR, encoded by the coding sequence GTGCGCGTGGCTCGTCAAGCCATGGCCACCCGGTTCGAAGTGGTGCTGCCGGGTGCCGATGCGGTGCGGTTGCGCGCTGCGGCGGAAGAAGCGCTGGGGGAGGTGGAACGATTGGAGGAGATGCTTAGCCCGTATTTGGAGACGAGCGAGGTGGCGGGCTTGAACCGTCGGGCGTCGAGGGAACCGGTTCGGGTTTCCCCTGAGCTGTTTCGCTATCTGGAGCAGGCGGCCGCCTTGAGTCGGCTCTCTCAGGGCGCCTTCGACCTTACCGTAGGACCCCTGATGGCTGCCTGGGGTTTTGTGCTCGGGGTGGGAGCTGTGCCCGCAGCCGCCGTCCTGGAGGAAGCGCTTGCTCAAGTGGGCATGCAGTGGGTCGAGCTGAACTCTGCCAGTGGCACGGTTCGGTTTCATCGGCCGGGACTACGCCTTGATCTCGGCGCCTTCGGCAAAGGGATCGCCCTCGATCGGGCGGTGGAACGGCTTCGAGAAGCCGGTGTCACCTCGGCTTTGCTTCACGGAGGTACCAGTTCGATCGTTGCTTTGGGCGTTCAACCAGGCGGGAGCCCCTGGCGGATTGGCTTGGAAGGACCGACCTCACCCACGGATCCTACCCAGCGTCCGATCGAAGTGGTGGAGCTGCACGAAGAATCCCTCGCGGTCTCAGCGGTTTGGGGTCGCGTGCTGCAGACCGGAGCTGCTTCCTATGGACATGTGATCGATCCCCGGGATGGGCAGCCTGTGGGTCATACTCAGCTGGCGGCAGTGGTCCTGCCATCGGCCGCGGAGAGCGACGCATTGTCGACTGCCTTGCTGGTGTTGGGGAGGGATGGGCTGGCAAATTTGCAAGCCGCCCGTCCGGGGATGCGGTGTGTCCTTTTGGGGCGGTGA
- the rsmD gene encoding 16S rRNA (guanine(966)-N(2))-methyltransferase RsmD codes for MRIIGGSAAGRLIKVPSGYDVRPTPDLVRQAIFNSLGGRVDGARVLDLFSGSGAIGLECLSRGAASVLSVEKAGRHASMIRQNLELTALPTERHELRVQDVLVVLRQLAESQRTFDLIMADPPFGDKNVGKRSTSLSQRLLDDEYLPKLISPDGLLVLGHTKRDTLTLTAAWDEMKEMKHGDSMMRFLRPKSPAPATSQPELSHSST; via the coding sequence ATGCGAATCATTGGTGGCTCAGCAGCCGGGCGCCTCATCAAGGTGCCGAGCGGTTACGATGTCCGACCCACCCCCGATCTCGTTCGTCAGGCCATCTTCAATAGCCTGGGCGGCCGGGTCGATGGGGCCAGGGTCCTCGATCTCTTTTCCGGCTCGGGTGCCATCGGACTCGAGTGCCTGAGCCGCGGTGCCGCCAGTGTGCTCAGTGTCGAAAAGGCGGGCCGCCACGCGTCCATGATCCGCCAAAACCTCGAGCTGACCGCACTCCCAACCGAGCGGCACGAATTGCGCGTGCAGGACGTGCTGGTCGTGCTGCGGCAGCTCGCCGAATCTCAGCGAACGTTCGATCTCATCATGGCCGACCCGCCGTTCGGCGACAAGAATGTCGGGAAGCGCTCCACCTCCTTATCACAGCGGCTGCTGGATGACGAATACCTGCCCAAGTTGATCTCTCCCGACGGCCTCCTGGTCCTGGGCCACACCAAACGCGACACCTTGACGCTCACCGCCGCCTGGGACGAAATGAAGGAAATGAAGCATGGCGATTCCATGATGCGCTTCCTCCGTCCCAAATCACCGGCTCCGGCTACGTCCCAGCCGGAGCTTTCCCACTCATCTACCTAG
- a CDS encoding CHRD domain-containing protein: MSSLTISSRRHSLWICLAVLFIAESSQARNFRVNQLPRPNGGKFDCLTCHTTTSGGGARNAFGVQVNEIVGGPQQVAFWSAALAALDSDGDGFSNGAELGDPEGDGTTVGAPATITNPGDPASNPLNNKMPTARLTSPAGATTITVEDQLTVVATAQDVEATGTITLVEFFAGTNKLGESAVSPYTLTTSLPAGTFSVFAKATDAQNGTGVSPAVTVTVTEAPLRFVASDASPNGVTLGWKGGGAGPFVIQRKSSLEEQIWQNSPAVSGLETVIPATENAAFFRIADLSKVTTIPFSVQLSGAAQRPDPVAGDASGFGLLRLEGSKLFFEIKASGLSGPITGAHIHGPASVNEANGVLVSLDANELGGAGKSGVFSGSVTLSTEVKTALVNGQTYINLHTAANPAGEIRGQIAPVAMSAALSGANQRPEPVSTPAVGSATALLIGDKLYLNITYSGLSGAPLAAHIHGPASPDGNADVLVDLMPLKAGDLGSSGAFGGSVNLTPAQIAAVADGSTYLNLHTAAHGSGEIRGQLTARVTALPLTAKATGAGEKPTAVNSPASGLGIYFLEGTNLTFNLSYQGFTNAPTAAHIHGSANSTNTAGVLIDFAPLAGGYGLSGGISGSINLATNQLAAVRDGRSYMNFHTPANPAGEIRGQLVPAVMKVSLNGASMRPSAITTAATSTGTLLLAYDRLHLAVGYDKLATTATSLQLHGRASTTTVVNPSLLDLSSLNGGSFGTFGGIAGSLTIEPKVAEALNDVVSYLIFRTTGRVNGEIRGQVTR; encoded by the coding sequence ATGAGCTCGCTAACCATTTCTTCCCGTCGGCACTCTTTGTGGATCTGCCTCGCAGTCCTGTTCATCGCCGAGTCGAGCCAAGCTCGCAATTTCCGCGTGAACCAGCTCCCCCGCCCCAACGGCGGCAAGTTTGACTGCTTGACTTGCCACACCACCACTTCCGGGGGCGGAGCGAGAAATGCCTTCGGGGTGCAGGTGAATGAGATTGTGGGAGGGCCGCAACAGGTCGCCTTTTGGTCGGCCGCCCTAGCGGCGCTCGATTCGGATGGAGACGGGTTCAGCAACGGGGCTGAGCTCGGGGACCCGGAGGGCGACGGAACGACGGTCGGAGCCCCCGCCACCATCACCAACCCCGGAGATCCGGCGAGCAACCCACTTAATAACAAGATGCCCACCGCTCGGCTGACCAGCCCAGCAGGAGCCACTACCATCACGGTGGAGGATCAGCTGACTGTGGTCGCGACCGCTCAAGACGTCGAAGCCACCGGCACGATCACTCTCGTGGAGTTTTTCGCGGGGACTAACAAGCTCGGGGAGTCGGCGGTGAGTCCCTACACCCTGACTACCAGCCTTCCGGCCGGCACCTTTAGTGTCTTCGCCAAGGCTACCGATGCCCAAAATGGCACGGGAGTGTCGCCCGCAGTCACCGTCACAGTAACCGAGGCTCCGTTGCGATTCGTCGCCTCCGACGCGAGCCCCAACGGAGTAACACTGGGCTGGAAAGGCGGTGGCGCAGGACCCTTTGTGATCCAACGGAAGAGCAGTCTGGAAGAGCAGATTTGGCAGAATAGCCCGGCAGTCTCCGGCTTGGAGACGGTGATCCCCGCCACGGAGAACGCGGCCTTTTTCCGAATCGCCGACCTGTCCAAAGTGACCACCATCCCATTCAGTGTGCAGCTCAGCGGGGCTGCCCAACGCCCTGACCCCGTTGCCGGCGATGCCTCCGGATTCGGCCTCCTCCGCTTGGAAGGAAGCAAACTGTTCTTCGAGATCAAAGCATCGGGACTCAGCGGCCCCATCACCGGAGCCCACATTCATGGCCCGGCGAGCGTCAACGAGGCCAACGGGGTACTCGTAAGCCTGGATGCCAACGAGCTGGGCGGTGCCGGCAAGTCGGGTGTCTTCTCCGGCTCAGTAACCCTGTCGACGGAAGTCAAAACCGCGCTGGTGAACGGCCAAACTTACATCAACTTGCACACGGCCGCCAATCCAGCCGGCGAGATCCGCGGGCAGATTGCCCCCGTCGCGATGTCAGCAGCGCTGTCCGGGGCAAACCAACGTCCCGAGCCAGTCAGCACTCCCGCCGTCGGATCCGCCACCGCTCTCCTGATCGGAGACAAGCTCTACCTCAACATTACCTATAGCGGCCTGTCGGGGGCTCCCCTGGCGGCTCATATCCACGGCCCTGCCAGCCCGGACGGCAATGCAGACGTGCTCGTCGATTTGATGCCCCTCAAAGCGGGCGACCTGGGAAGCTCCGGAGCCTTTGGCGGCTCGGTGAACTTAACCCCTGCACAAATCGCCGCTGTAGCGGACGGAAGCACTTACCTGAACCTGCACACTGCCGCTCACGGTTCCGGCGAAATCCGCGGCCAACTGACCGCGCGGGTCACCGCCCTGCCTCTCACCGCCAAGGCAACCGGGGCAGGCGAGAAACCGACGGCCGTCAATAGCCCCGCCTCCGGACTGGGGATTTACTTTCTCGAAGGAACGAATCTCACCTTCAATCTCTCCTACCAGGGCTTCACCAACGCTCCCACCGCAGCGCATATTCATGGATCTGCTAACTCCACCAACACGGCTGGCGTCCTGATCGATTTCGCGCCCCTGGCAGGTGGATACGGCCTGAGCGGCGGCATCTCAGGTTCTATCAATCTGGCTACCAACCAACTGGCTGCGGTCCGTGATGGCAGATCCTATATGAACTTCCATACGCCCGCGAACCCCGCGGGCGAGATCCGGGGTCAACTCGTCCCGGCGGTCATGAAGGTCAGCCTGAACGGGGCTAGCATGCGCCCCAGCGCCATCACCACCGCAGCGACCTCGACCGGCACCCTCCTGCTAGCCTACGACCGTCTCCATCTCGCGGTGGGCTATGACAAGCTGGCCACGACGGCGACCTCTCTCCAACTGCACGGGCGCGCCTCCACAACCACGGTAGTCAACCCTTCCCTGCTCGACTTGAGCTCGCTCAATGGGGGCAGCTTCGGAACCTTCGGAGGGATCGCCGGCTCGCTCACGATCGAACCAAAAGTCGCCGAAGCGCTTAACGATGTGGTGAGCTACCTGATCTTCCGCACGACCGGTCGGGTGAACGGAGAAATCCGCGGTCAAGTCACCCGCTAA
- a CDS encoding cupin domain-containing protein, translated as MSISERRFVTAREAVQFTSPWTLEEWMCRADVVPNQELLLVRANMDPWRCHPFHTHPTREEIIYIISGQAEQWCGKEHRILHPGEMVLIPKGEVHGTYNPFDEKLVFLAILSPSKAAEPGIVDVSTEEPWRTIRAGFPPCKASA; from the coding sequence ATGTCGATTTCCGAACGTCGCTTTGTCACCGCTCGCGAGGCGGTTCAATTCACCTCTCCTTGGACGCTTGAGGAATGGATGTGTCGCGCCGACGTCGTCCCGAACCAAGAACTGCTCTTGGTTCGGGCGAACATGGATCCCTGGCGATGCCATCCCTTCCACACCCATCCCACTCGCGAGGAGATTATCTACATTATCTCAGGCCAAGCCGAGCAATGGTGTGGGAAGGAACATCGCATTCTCCATCCCGGTGAGATGGTGCTCATTCCCAAGGGCGAGGTGCACGGTACCTACAACCCTTTCGACGAGAAATTGGTTTTCCTGGCCATCCTGAGTCCTTCCAAGGCAGCCGAACCAGGGATCGTCGACGTGTCGACGGAGGAGCCATGGCGAACGATCCGCGCCGGTTTCCCTCCCTGCAAGGCCTCAGCCTGA
- a CDS encoding NAD(P)H-dependent oxidoreductase: MPLTTDQLLGALRWRYATKQFDPTRKIPQDIWSALEETLVLTPSSFGLQPWKFLVVQDPALRAQLVPHSWNQRQVADASHLVIMTVMTRMTVEHIDKYLQDTARTRQVPVESMAGYRKMMIGDVVEGTRGKISTEWATRQAYIALGNLMTSAALLGLDTCPMEGFEQAKYDEILGLAPRGLTTAVLCPVGYRAGNDKYASLAKVRFPKAELIEYR; the protein is encoded by the coding sequence ATGCCCCTGACTACCGACCAACTTCTCGGCGCCCTTCGCTGGCGATACGCCACCAAGCAATTCGATCCCACCCGAAAGATCCCCCAAGACATCTGGAGCGCCCTTGAGGAAACCCTCGTTCTCACCCCCTCCAGTTTCGGGCTCCAGCCTTGGAAATTTCTGGTGGTTCAGGACCCAGCGCTTCGAGCGCAGCTCGTTCCCCACTCCTGGAACCAGCGCCAAGTGGCCGACGCGTCGCACCTAGTCATTATGACCGTTATGACTCGTATGACCGTGGAGCACATCGACAAATATCTCCAGGACACCGCCCGCACGCGACAGGTGCCCGTCGAGTCGATGGCAGGCTATCGAAAGATGATGATCGGCGATGTGGTCGAGGGGACCCGTGGGAAGATCTCCACCGAGTGGGCGACCCGACAGGCTTACATCGCTCTGGGCAACCTAATGACTTCCGCAGCCCTGCTGGGACTCGACACCTGCCCCATGGAAGGATTTGAGCAGGCCAAATACGACGAAATCCTGGGACTGGCACCGCGGGGCCTCACCACGGCGGTACTTTGTCCGGTCGGATATCGGGCTGGGAACGACAAATACGCGAGCCTGGCGAAAGTGCGATTCCCCAAGGCCGAGTTGATCGAGTATCGCTGA
- a CDS encoding Gfo/Idh/MocA family oxidoreductase yields the protein MNEKQSSSLSGTTNRRKFIKNSATAAAAVAAVNVFKTPVYGQNQAPSTGRVIGANDRIVVAFVGVGGQGMAHVRSIKEHAGANNVAIAAVSDVSKHRVSEAQKYVGGDCQGFEDYKKMIERNDIDAVCCSTVDHWHTRVTVDSMKSGKHVYVEKPMTRYLGEAFEIYDTCKSTGKLVQVGSQGTSDLKWHKAASIIKGGGIGQVVMSQGSYMRNAPKGEWNYGIQPWATADDINWEKWMGSQIKTRKSFDADHYFRWRKYFPYCGGLLGDLFPHKLHPYMLATGNPQFPLRVASVGSRKVETDKKTPGTYMRDVREIVQMIADFPDGMVMHITSSTVNEMGTQEMIRGHKATLTMQGNKVVLTPERAFSEEVEQATYTDMNGAPFIGEPLHVHEKNWFDSIRANKQPNCGIDLATKVQTVISLAEMSDRLNVMCLFDEKTRKITDGSGRELAPITYGSIENS from the coding sequence ATGAACGAAAAACAGTCTTCCAGTCTCTCCGGAACGACCAATCGCCGGAAGTTTATCAAGAACTCCGCCACCGCGGCTGCTGCGGTGGCTGCAGTCAATGTATTTAAGACGCCGGTTTACGGTCAAAATCAGGCTCCGTCCACCGGGCGGGTCATCGGTGCGAACGATCGCATCGTGGTGGCCTTCGTCGGTGTGGGTGGCCAGGGCATGGCTCATGTTCGTTCGATCAAGGAGCATGCGGGCGCGAACAACGTAGCCATTGCGGCCGTTTCGGATGTCTCCAAGCACCGCGTCAGCGAGGCGCAGAAGTATGTGGGCGGCGACTGCCAGGGCTTTGAGGACTACAAGAAGATGATTGAGCGCAACGACATCGATGCCGTTTGCTGCTCCACTGTGGATCATTGGCACACGCGCGTCACCGTCGACTCCATGAAGAGCGGCAAGCACGTGTATGTCGAGAAGCCGATGACTCGCTATTTGGGCGAAGCGTTCGAAATTTACGACACCTGCAAGAGCACCGGCAAGTTGGTGCAGGTGGGTTCCCAAGGCACCTCCGATCTGAAGTGGCATAAGGCAGCCTCCATCATCAAGGGCGGCGGCATTGGCCAAGTCGTGATGAGCCAGGGCTCGTACATGCGGAATGCTCCCAAGGGTGAATGGAACTACGGCATCCAGCCGTGGGCGACGGCGGACGACATCAACTGGGAGAAGTGGATGGGGTCCCAGATCAAGACCCGCAAGTCCTTCGACGCAGACCATTATTTCCGTTGGCGCAAGTACTTCCCGTATTGCGGCGGTCTGCTGGGCGATCTTTTCCCGCACAAGCTTCATCCGTATATGCTGGCGACTGGCAATCCCCAGTTCCCGCTGCGCGTCGCGAGCGTTGGCAGCCGCAAGGTGGAGACCGACAAGAAGACTCCTGGCACCTACATGCGCGATGTTCGTGAAATCGTCCAGATGATCGCCGACTTCCCTGATGGTATGGTGATGCACATCACCAGCAGCACCGTTAACGAGATGGGTACCCAGGAGATGATCCGGGGTCACAAGGCGACTCTCACCATGCAGGGCAATAAAGTCGTTCTGACTCCGGAACGCGCCTTCTCTGAAGAGGTCGAGCAGGCCACATATACCGACATGAATGGCGCTCCGTTCATCGGTGAGCCCCTGCACGTCCACGAAAAGAACTGGTTTGACTCGATTCGCGCTAACAAGCAGCCGAACTGCGGTATCGATCTCGCCACGAAGGTTCAAACCGTCATTTCCCTCGCGGAGATGTCCGATCGTTTGAACGTCATGTGCTTGTTCGACGAGAAGACTCGCAAGATCACCGACGGCAGCGGTCGCGAGCTTGCCCCGATCACCTACGGTTCGATCGAGAATTCCTAG
- a CDS encoding redoxin domain-containing protein, whose product MMRSAAATLCLLWASLALVGAQAVEPLSVTLDPFCGLPRLGVSGEAGTSYLLEGTDDLEGALPWSPMVQFTTTSELTSWCDSEARSRARRFYRAIRFDAPPPTVRPRNFRLIDHLGAARELYYSFNDSKVTAVVLLFTGSSCTSLLPYLDSLNTLSNRFGPQGAKFWMVSSLAGKDRAPLVAEADQLKIGFPILHDSAQIVTREYGITRAPEVVVLKNGTFEITYRGAIAENTGTDVHAYLEKALESVLQNQPANPSQVRPLGVDLNLHSQSVPDYATEIVPLLQARCVKCHSPGDIAPWSMTNHQVVSIYADLIKDELLSARMPPWHADPQLGHFSNDGSLPPDEADRLIRWIDAGAPRGEGDDALTEVAEEPAVWPMGPPDLVLSIPVQSLPAFGDIDYRYLTVDPKATSNLWLKAAVVRPGNRAVVHHSLIFLGGSESALGGLAGYFAGYVPGLDPDWFPEGTAKLLPKGTKLTFQMHYISIGTPQTDQTQLGLYFAEKPPVQKLQTKAAFDIFFQIPPGANEHITSASSTPFTKNSWLYEISPHQHLRGKWFNYDLELPNGKRTPLIRIPRYVFNWQRLYRFAEPIFLPAGSRIVCTGAWDNSPQNLDNPNPKVPVTFGEQTYEEMFIGYYNYGEAL is encoded by the coding sequence ATGATGCGTTCGGCCGCCGCAACCCTCTGCCTGCTTTGGGCGAGCCTAGCCCTGGTAGGAGCTCAAGCCGTCGAGCCATTGTCGGTGACTCTCGACCCCTTTTGCGGGCTGCCCAGGCTGGGAGTCTCCGGGGAAGCCGGGACGAGTTACCTACTCGAGGGAACCGATGATTTAGAGGGAGCCCTGCCCTGGTCGCCGATGGTTCAGTTCACAACCACGTCCGAACTTACATCCTGGTGTGACTCCGAGGCCCGGTCGAGAGCTCGACGCTTCTATCGCGCCATCCGCTTCGATGCCCCCCCGCCCACGGTTCGCCCGCGCAATTTCCGCCTCATCGACCACTTAGGTGCCGCCCGGGAGCTCTACTACTCCTTCAACGATTCCAAGGTCACCGCCGTGGTGTTGCTGTTCACAGGAAGCAGCTGCACCTCCCTATTACCCTACCTCGACTCGCTAAACACTCTTTCCAATCGGTTCGGCCCTCAGGGCGCTAAGTTCTGGATGGTGAGTTCGCTCGCAGGCAAGGATCGAGCGCCCCTGGTCGCCGAGGCCGATCAACTCAAAATCGGATTCCCCATCCTGCATGACTCGGCACAGATCGTCACTCGTGAGTACGGAATCACCCGGGCACCGGAGGTGGTAGTGCTCAAGAACGGGACGTTTGAAATCACCTACCGGGGCGCGATTGCAGAGAATACCGGAACCGATGTGCACGCCTATTTGGAGAAGGCCCTCGAAAGTGTGCTCCAAAACCAGCCGGCCAACCCGTCTCAAGTAAGGCCGCTGGGAGTTGACCTGAACCTCCATAGCCAATCGGTGCCTGATTACGCGACGGAAATCGTGCCGCTACTTCAGGCCCGCTGCGTGAAATGTCACAGTCCGGGAGACATCGCGCCCTGGTCTATGACCAACCACCAGGTGGTCTCAATCTATGCGGACTTGATCAAGGATGAGTTGCTGTCGGCCCGCATGCCGCCCTGGCACGCGGATCCGCAGCTCGGCCATTTCTCCAATGACGGGTCGCTTCCACCAGACGAAGCCGATCGGCTGATCCGCTGGATCGATGCCGGAGCGCCGCGGGGTGAAGGTGACGACGCCCTCACCGAGGTGGCCGAGGAGCCCGCCGTCTGGCCGATGGGCCCGCCAGACTTAGTGCTTTCCATTCCCGTTCAGTCCCTCCCGGCCTTCGGAGACATCGACTATCGCTACCTCACCGTCGATCCCAAGGCGACCAGCAACCTGTGGTTGAAGGCCGCGGTCGTGCGTCCGGGCAACCGCGCGGTGGTCCATCACAGCCTTATCTTCCTGGGCGGCAGCGAGAGCGCTCTAGGTGGTCTGGCCGGCTACTTCGCTGGCTATGTCCCCGGACTAGACCCCGATTGGTTTCCCGAGGGGACCGCCAAACTCCTCCCCAAGGGCACCAAGCTTACGTTTCAGATGCACTACATTTCGATCGGCACCCCGCAGACTGATCAGACCCAGCTGGGACTCTATTTTGCCGAGAAGCCTCCGGTGCAAAAGCTGCAAACGAAGGCTGCGTTCGATATCTTCTTCCAGATCCCTCCAGGAGCCAACGAGCACATCACCAGTGCCAGCTCGACGCCCTTCACCAAGAATTCATGGCTCTACGAGATCTCCCCGCATCAACATTTGCGCGGCAAGTGGTTCAATTACGATCTCGAGCTTCCGAACGGAAAGCGGACACCCCTGATCCGCATCCCACGCTATGTCTTCAACTGGCAGAGGCTCTATCGCTTCGCCGAGCCCATCTTCCTGCCCGCCGGATCCCGAATCGTCTGCACCGGCGCTTGGGACAACTCGCCGCAAAACCTGGACAACCCGAATCCCAAGGTCCCCGTCACTTTCGGAGAACAAACCTACGAGGAGATGTTCATCGGCTACTACAATTACGGGGAGGCGCTATGA